The region CGGAGTGAATGGCGGGTCGATCGCAGTAAAAGGCTATTCACAGGCCACATTCTAGAAAATTAGAcaaataaatataaattaaattatttactTTCAAACAATGCCACGCCGGctcgatgatgatgcaaGATGCTCTAAAACGTCGTGATTAATGCTTAATTTAATACCTCCCTTGAGGCTCTGCGGTTGCTATCACGGGCAATTTTCGATTGAACAATATAATGAAATCTGGCGTTTGAAGTTACCTCTTGTAGACTATTGACCAGCTGTATGAAGGTGTGACAGAGTTAGGGCCAGTGTCCGAAATAGGAAACTGACGGGGGTCGCCCGCGCGAATTGAGACCATTTTGGGTCGGTTGCACCTTCCGCATCTCATACCATGAACGGTACACCGGGAAGGCGCGACTGTATACTTCACCTGAATGAATAGGAAGGAGGAGCAAGTGACTCGATCGTAGCTTCCTTGTAAGACAGAGACTGCACTGGTATTcggaaggagcgatggacGTCTATCCAGCTATGAGTGGTGGAATCAAAGTATGCGGTGGGAGCTCGGGTTCTCTATGAATTGCACTTGGATCATTTGCTGCCTCGTAACTCTGTAGGTTGGCACTAAGTACACAGTACCTGATATTACCCAACTCGAACCAACACCTAATATGCCGTTTCCTTTACGGTTAGAGTACCCGAGGCATGATGGACTATTTGTAGAGTATCTGGGCTTAATATATTCCCCAACATTCGCTGTTTCCAGGACCCTGTAACTCGCCCTCGCACTAGCCCAGACCTGCAGGCTGAATCCTTCGCCGAGGGGTCCCTTGGGTCTTTTTATTGCCCCACCACTCGGAGGGAAGCTGATTGCCTAAGAAATTGAGATAGTGCACCAATGGCGTAGTGATTACAGGGTGGTCCTACCCTGAAAAGGCACGGAGTGAGGCGCTATCTGGGCAAGTATGTACTTCACAGTATACCGACAAAAAGGTATAAATCCAACGCTTTTCATACCAAGTCCACTAAACAAGGCAGCAAGCACCCGCAACAGGTTCAAATATTCAAGGTACATTTCTTTCCCTCTAGAGAAACCCAGTCAAGGTTTACCAGCGAGTCGCAGAACATACGTTTTGATTTACACTACAACATGAAGATATctctcgtcatcctcagcatTGTCGCCGTTGCAATGGCGGCCCCGGCGCCAGCGCCACTCGCGAACGCTGACATGGTCGAGAAGCGCCAGGGTTGTGGTCTATGCGTCAATGGAAGATATAGCTGTTGTGCTAATGGGCTGTGCCAGTGGTATGAGTGCTAGCAGAGGATTGAGGCCATTTCTGGAACGGAGGAGTAGGTAGTAGTCCTGTTTGTGATATAAGCTGTCAACTCGTTGGTCGTTATTCGCGCTCAGGAGCTATATTGGATGGCAGGGGCAGTCGACAACTGAGGGGAAAGAATGGCCTAGCTGAGAATAAGTCAGCGCAAGAGTGCAGTAGCGCTTACACAATGGAGCTATCCTGAAGAGTCACGGAGTTTGATGTTGTGTTTGAGTTAGTATGTGCTTGATGTGTGCCGTCCAGGAAATATAAAGTCAACGCCTCCACGCTGAGTCTACTCAGAAAGACAGCAGATCCCAACAACTAAATCAGAAATTGACAAGGTACTTTCCCTCTCAAGGAAATGGGTGTTGAGGCTTACTGACGAGTCGCAGAATACACAACCCATTACACCATGAAGACATCTCTCATCCTCTTGAGCATTGTTGCCATTGCATTTGCTGCCCCggcaccagcaccagaaccAGCTGCGAAGGCTGACACGATCGAGAAGCGCCAGGGCTGCGGACTATGCATCAATGGAAGATATAGCTGTTGTGGTACTACTGGATTGTGCCAGTGGTATGATTGCTAGTTGGACGAACTCCTGCTATTTCAAGAAAGGAGAGAATAGGAGGTCTCGTGTGTGATGATATATCAGATCGCTGGGTGGTTGTCTTGTGCTTGGAGGGTAATATCACAGCGAGAAGAATCCCTGTCCAATAAACACGCCCAGACCAGGCAACAGAATTGAAATACCTGTACGGTGGAAACCATCACAAATATAACTCAGTAACCTTGGCAGGATCTGCCTCTCCGCCAAGAGCGACATAGAGCGGAGCTGGCACGGCTGGGTGGAATCAGGAGTCGCTGGATACActgacaaggagaagaaatcCGGGGCGCTAATGTGAGATGCTTACTGCTTACTGCCTGTGGGTCGGGCGTGCGTCAAAGCCCTATTGGTGTGCCATTGATATCATGGATACATGTGGGTACTCTCACACTCTGCACCAGGCATAGATACCCATAGATACCCACCAGGTCATAGAAGCTGGTCGAGTTAGGGTTTGGTCCCACAGTCAGCAACTCGCAGTGCACGCGTAGCCAGCCGTATATACTTTAAACGCAGGGGAACATTGCACCTTGGCTGACGACATATGAGTCGGTCAATCACTACCTCCATGGATATAAAAGCATGGCATGTGTCCGAGAAGAATGAGTTCCTCTCCAATCTCTTCAGTTTTCATACGTGTACagaagaaagcagcagcaagaacagcaTCATGAAAGCATTTAAAAGCGGAATATTCACCATCAGCCTGATGGCAATCTTTAATCCAACGCCTGCAGCGACCCAGAACCTGTCCTACGGAGCCGACAACTTCTACCGCAGCCCCAATGTGACAGCCCAGCCCATCACCTTTCCCACACAGAACCAAATGACCATCGCAGGCAACATCTTCGTCCACAAGACCCTGAACCACAGCACCAACACACCagccatcgtcgtcggccACCCCATGGGCGCCGTGAAAGAGCAGAGCGCAAACCTCTACGCCACCAAACTGGCCGAGCAAGGCTTCATCACCATCTCACTCGACCTCCCCTTCTACGGCGGCAGCTCCGGCGAGCCTCTCAACGCCGTATCCCCAGACCTCTACGCCGAGGCATTCAGCGCCGCAGTCGACTATCTCGGCACGCAGAGCCACGTCCACGTCCACCGCGAGCGAATCGGCGCCCTAGGCATCTGCGGCAGCGGCGGGTTCGTTATCAGCGCCGCGAAAATCGATCCACGCATAAAGGCCATCGCAACCGCAAGCATGTACGACATGGGCGCCGTCAACCGCAACGGACTGCGCCATTCACAGGGGGTGGAAGAGCGCAAGGAGGTCATTGCCGCGGCCGCGCGGCAGCGTTGGATTGAAGCTGAATCTGAAGCCGCCGGGGATGAGGACGCGGTGCAGTATACTCCCGGAACCCCGGTTAACCTCACGGCCGAGTCGACTGCAGTGGATCGCGAGTTCTACGACTTCTACCGCACCAGGCGCGGTGCTTTCACGCCTGAGGGCTCGAGGCCGGAGCTCACGACCGCGCGGTCGACGACGAGTAATGTGCGATTCATGAACTTCTACCCGTTTAACGATATCGAAACGATCTCGCCGCGGCCGGTGCTCTTTATTTCCGGTGACCAGGCGCACTCGCGCGAGTTCAGTGAGGATGCGTATGCGCGTGCGGCGGAGCCGAAGGAGTTATATTGGGTTCCTGGGGCGGGTCATGTTGACTTGTATGACCGTGTGGAGCTGATTCCGTTTGAGAAACTTGGCCGTTTCTTCAGGGGGAATCTTTGAGAGTGAACTGTCCTTGTCATAGTATAGAGATGTTTAcggtagtggtagtggttACTTGAGAAAGACTGTACCTTAGAATCTGATATAATGCGAGTGACCTAAGTCGGACTGCCAGTGCAACCTGCGATACCATAGCCTGCCTTTGCTTCCAAGCGAGTATCAGTCAAGTGGAGAAGACGTCTGGATAGGGAGGGTGTGCTGTCCTTGGTGTATCCATATgtaccagcccagcccagccccaGGTCCGTGTCCCTCGACAGGGTAATAAGACTACCGCCAAAGTAGAATCAACTGACCCCGTTTAATACTGGTCACTCTACTCCCTTCACTCTGGATATACAGTCACCACAATGCTCATCAATTCCATCGCCTTACCCAGGGTTGTCCCCTTCAAAATCGGCGTC is a window of Aspergillus puulaauensis MK2 DNA, chromosome 4, nearly complete sequence DNA encoding:
- a CDS encoding alpha/beta hydrolase (COG:S;~EggNog:ENOG410PQYN;~InterPro:IPR029058), translating into MDIKAWHVSEKNEFLSNLFSFHTCTEESSSKNSIMKAFKSGIFTISLMAIFNPTPAATQNLSYGADNFYRSPNVTAQPITFPTQNQMTIAGNIFVHKTLNHSTNTPAIVVGHPMGAVKEQSANLYATKLAEQGFITISLDLPFYGGSSGEPLNAVSPDLYAEAFSAAVDYLGTQSHVHVHRERIGALGICGSGGFVISAAKIDPRIKAIATASMYDMGAVNRNGLRHSQGVEERKEVIAAAARQRWIEAESEAAGDEDAVQYTPGTPVNLTAESTAVDREFYDFYRTRRGAFTPEGSRPELTTARSTTSNVRFMNFYPFNDIETISPRPVLFISGDQAHSREFSEDAYARAAEPKELYWVPGAGHVDLYDRVELIPFEKLGRFFRGNL